The following are encoded in a window of Novosphingobium sp. ZN18A2 genomic DNA:
- a CDS encoding class III extradiol dioxygenase family protein: protein MARITGGYFTSHVPAIGGAIVRGDQQDPYWKPFFDGFPPIREWMGKQKPDVAVVFYNDHGLNFFLDKMPTFAVGAAAEYQNADEGWGLPVYKPFAGHPALSWHVIDELVSSEFDITMCQKMLVDHALSIPFELAWPDADAWPVKLVPIAINTVQYPLPSPKRVLALGRAVNRALRSWQGDEKIVVVGTGGLSHQLDGERAGFINPEYDKFCLDNLAADPDALTVHSVEQVAELSGTQGVEILNWIAARGALGDISLQEVTRNYHIPISNTAAASLVLEPA from the coding sequence ATGGCCCGGATAACAGGCGGTTATTTCACCAGTCACGTGCCCGCCATCGGCGGCGCAATCGTGCGCGGCGACCAGCAAGACCCTTACTGGAAGCCGTTCTTCGATGGTTTCCCGCCCATCCGTGAATGGATGGGCAAGCAGAAACCCGATGTCGCCGTGGTGTTCTATAACGATCACGGGCTCAACTTCTTCCTCGACAAGATGCCGACCTTTGCGGTCGGCGCGGCGGCGGAATACCAGAATGCGGACGAGGGCTGGGGCCTGCCGGTTTACAAGCCATTCGCCGGGCACCCCGCGCTTTCGTGGCACGTGATCGACGAGCTGGTTTCAAGCGAGTTCGACATCACCATGTGCCAGAAGATGCTGGTCGACCACGCGCTTTCGATCCCGTTCGAACTGGCCTGGCCCGATGCGGATGCATGGCCGGTCAAGCTGGTGCCCATCGCGATCAACACCGTGCAGTATCCGTTGCCCAGCCCGAAACGCGTGCTTGCGCTGGGCCGGGCGGTCAACCGCGCCTTGCGGTCATGGCAAGGTGACGAGAAAATCGTGGTTGTCGGCACCGGAGGCCTTTCGCATCAGCTCGACGGCGAAAGGGCGGGGTTCATAAACCCGGAATACGACAAGTTCTGCCTCGATAACCTTGCCGCCGATCCCGACGCGTTGACCGTCCATTCGGTGGAGCAGGTGGCAGAGCTTTCGGGCACGCAAGGGGTGGAAATCCTGAACTGGATTGCCGCGCGCGGCGCGCTGGGCGACATTTCGCTTCAGGAAGTGACGCGCAACTATCACATCCCCATCAGCAATACGGCGGCGGCCAGCCTTGTGCTGGAACCGGCCTGA
- the rpsJ gene encoding 30S ribosomal protein S10 produces MEAQNIRIRLKAFDHRVLDQATGEIAETARRTGALIRGPIPLPTRIEKFCVNRGPHIDKKSREQFEVRTYKRLLDIVQPNAATVDALMKLDLAAGVNVEIKLA; encoded by the coding sequence ATGGAAGCCCAGAATATCCGCATTCGCCTCAAGGCGTTCGACCATCGCGTGCTCGACCAGGCCACTGGCGAAATCGCGGAGACCGCCCGCCGCACCGGCGCTCTGATCCGGGGTCCCATTCCGCTCCCGACGCGCATCGAGAAATTCTGCGTCAACCGCGGGCCGCACATCGACAAGAAGTCGCGTGAGCAGTTCGAGGTTCGCACCTACAAGCGCCTGCTCGACATCGTGCAGCCCAATGCGGCCACTGTCGACGCGCTGATGAAGCTGGACCTTGCGGCCGGCGTCAACGTCGAGATCAAGCTGGCGTAA
- a CDS encoding winged helix DNA-binding protein, whose translation MIRMQGNHTRTRLLPGAEGGPDGRLAQAEADSALRWAREIYTERRRRDRFFPTDLFGEPSWDILLDLFIASRESRRVPTTSACIGAHVPPTTALRWLRILESRGLVEREGDRSDGRRTFVRLSTQGLKIMEEFVLSTKTALLRGALGDTMDGGQADGAEAGQRGNGHANGHGSANGGSAKGAA comes from the coding sequence ATGATCCGGATGCAAGGCAACCATACCCGCACGCGCCTTTTGCCGGGGGCCGAAGGCGGGCCGGATGGGCGGTTGGCGCAAGCGGAAGCCGATTCCGCGCTGCGCTGGGCGCGCGAGATCTATACCGAGCGTCGCCGGCGCGACCGTTTCTTTCCGACCGACCTGTTCGGCGAACCCAGCTGGGATATCCTGCTCGACCTGTTCATCGCCTCTCGCGAGAGCCGCCGTGTGCCGACCACCAGCGCCTGCATCGGCGCGCACGTTCCGCCGACAACCGCGCTGCGCTGGCTGCGCATCCTCGAATCGCGGGGACTGGTCGAGCGCGAGGGCGACCGCAGCGATGGACGGCGCACATTCGTGCGCCTTTCGACCCAGGGGCTGAAGATAATGGAGGAATTCGTTCTTTCGACGAAGACGGCGTTGCTGCGCGGTGCCCTTGGCGACACGATGGACGGCGGCCAGGCCGACGGGGCCGAGGCAGGACAACGCGGCAACGGACACGCCAACGGTCATGGTAGCGCGAACGGGGGAAGCGCGAAGGGGGCGGCCTGA
- a CDS encoding lipocalin family protein, translating to MSKATRALGLAAGLGAAAYAARALSRRHPVGNPSVPEPRKPVDIDRYLGKWFEIARYEQAFEKGCMASTAEYRRLPDGGIKVINTCRKPDLQPRVVTGKARVVDSETNAKLKVSFLGPLFTGDYWVLDHCDDYEWAIVGEPSGRFLWLLSRKQVLPWERAEALYDRAEALGYDTGLLVRTVQP from the coding sequence ATGAGCAAGGCAACACGCGCCCTTGGCCTCGCGGCCGGTCTTGGCGCGGCGGCATATGCCGCCAGGGCGCTGTCGCGCCGTCACCCGGTCGGCAATCCGTCGGTCCCGGAGCCACGGAAGCCTGTCGATATAGACCGCTATCTTGGCAAATGGTTCGAAATCGCGCGATACGAACAGGCGTTCGAGAAGGGCTGCATGGCGTCCACCGCCGAATACCGGCGGTTGCCGGACGGCGGGATCAAGGTCATCAACACCTGCCGCAAGCCGGACCTGCAGCCGCGCGTCGTCACCGGCAAGGCGCGCGTGGTCGACAGTGAAACCAATGCCAAGCTGAAGGTCAGCTTCCTGGGTCCGCTATTCACCGGCGATTACTGGGTGCTGGACCATTGCGACGATTACGAATGGGCCATCGTGGGCGAACCGTCCGGGCGCTTCCTGTGGCTGCTTTCGCGAAAGCAGGTGCTGCCGTGGGAAAGGGCCGAGGCGCTGTATGACCGGGCCGAGGCGCTGGGTTACGATACCGGCCTTCTGGTGCGCACGGTCCAGCCCTGA
- the rpsG gene encoding 30S ribosomal protein S7 has product MSRRRRPEKREILPDPKFGDAVLSKFMNNMMLDGKKSVAERIVYGALDTMETRAKADPVQLFHDALNNVKPQIEVRSRRVGGATYQVPVEVRPERAQALAIRWLIAAARNRPETTMAARLSGELLDAANNRGNAVKKREDTHRMADANRAFSHYRW; this is encoded by the coding sequence ATGTCACGTCGTCGTCGTCCCGAAAAGCGGGAAATCCTGCCCGATCCCAAGTTTGGTGATGCGGTGCTTTCGAAGTTCATGAACAACATGATGCTTGACGGCAAGAAGTCGGTCGCCGAGCGGATCGTCTATGGTGCGCTCGACACCATGGAAACCCGCGCCAAGGCCGATCCGGTCCAGCTGTTCCACGATGCGCTGAACAACGTGAAGCCGCAGATCGAGGTCCGCAGCCGCCGCGTTGGCGGTGCGACCTATCAGGTGCCGGTCGAAGTCCGCCCCGAGCGCGCCCAGGCGCTGGCCATCCGCTGGCTGATCGCTGCCGCGCGCAACCGTCCCGAAACCACGATGGCCGCGCGCCTTTCGGGCGAACTGCTCGATGCCGCCAACAATCGCGGCAACGCGGTGAAGAAGCGCGAAGACACCCACCGCATGGCCGACGCGAACCGCGCGTTCAGCCACTATCGCTGGTAA
- the rplC gene encoding 50S ribosomal protein L3, which translates to MRTGVIAKKVGMTRLFQEDGRHVPVTVLSLEDCQVVSVRTADRDGYVAVQLGAGEAKQKNVAKPQREHFAKAEVALKAQVCEFRVADDAVLEVGATIAASHFVPGQLVDISGHTQGKGFAGAMKRWGFGGMRATHGVSISHRAHGSTGNRQDPGRVFKNKKMAGHMGDRQRTQQNLEIVRVDDERGLIFVKGSVPGAKNAWLTVKDAVKVSRHAEAPYPAGLKSAANSNDTAAADTPAEEAAAPEATEGQEG; encoded by the coding sequence ATGCGCACTGGCGTGATCGCCAAGAAGGTGGGGATGACCCGCCTGTTCCAGGAGGACGGCCGGCACGTTCCGGTGACGGTCCTGTCGCTGGAAGATTGCCAGGTTGTTTCGGTTCGCACCGCTGACCGCGACGGATACGTCGCCGTGCAGCTGGGTGCGGGTGAAGCGAAGCAGAAGAACGTTGCCAAGCCGCAGCGCGAACATTTCGCCAAGGCGGAAGTGGCGCTGAAGGCCCAGGTCTGCGAGTTTCGCGTCGCCGACGATGCGGTGCTCGAGGTCGGCGCGACGATCGCCGCTTCGCACTTCGTTCCGGGCCAGCTGGTCGACATTTCGGGTCACACCCAGGGTAAGGGCTTTGCCGGCGCGATGAAGCGCTGGGGCTTCGGCGGTATGCGCGCCACTCACGGTGTGTCGATCTCTCACCGTGCGCACGGTTCGACGGGTAACCGTCAGGATCCGGGCCGCGTCTTCAAGAACAAGAAGATGGCCGGTCACATGGGCGATCGTCAGCGCACGCAGCAGAACCTCGAGATCGTCCGCGTCGATGACGAACGCGGCCTGATCTTCGTCAAGGGTTCGGTTCCCGGCGCCAAGAACGCCTGGCTGACGGTCAAGGACGCGGTCAAGGTTTCGCGCCATGCCGAGGCTCCGTACCCGGCCGGCCTGAAGAGCGCCGCCAACAGCAATGATACGGCCGCTGCCGATACGCCTGCGGAAGAAGCCGCGGCGCCCGAGGCGACCGAAGGCCAGGAGGGCTGA
- a CDS encoding TonB-dependent receptor: MKRLTVLSRAGMLVGASLGSLVVAQAAFAQDATGANAPANAEDTAPIVVTGTRLQRTALDTAAPVDVISVQTLKEQGTTELATALATVTPSIDFPRPSVTDGTDAIRPATLRGLSPDQTLVLINGVRAHTSALLNVNGSVGRGSAAVDLNTIPSTALQSIEVLRDGASAQYGSDAIAGVVNLRLREARSGGGATVTYGFYDTQVDTARTSRHVTGESSVTAAGWQGIGLGSDGFLTLSGEYTHRNPTSRGDLDPRLASPKVDSRFGDPEVDSYTVYANAGKPVGDSWELYGWAGYQYRDTKSAAFPRTPSSAAGGGVSSIYPDGFLPLINTKSSDLTATGGLRGDLGGWNVDINVSYGRNKIKFNTLNSANYSLGTATPLNFYDGALTYDQWVGGVDVSQKFDVFQSLNVAFGIEGRSEGYKIEAGELASYSGSGAQGFPGFSPNNNVSRHRRNGSIYLDLEAQVTDKFMLGIAGRGEDYSDFGTTATGKVSARYDFSPSFAIRGTASTGFRAPSLQQEYFTSIASVVQDGNVILTGQFPSVAPVAAALGGLPLEPEKSTNLSAGFVVRSGGFNMTVDGYWIHVRDQLGLSENIQGTFSPDVAALLAPYNVKAARFFINGLASTSKGIDVVANYRVNTASAGTFDLSVAGNVNQVEVTHVPTTTSTLDPAPTLFARSRVLAMEVGTPGEKVTGSIVWKKGMLGATARVTYYGNVIQPGTTAVNDNYVGKHAITDLEARYGAGKGLNLALGVNNLFDVYPDQVPASRNGSGVVAFPFFSPFGFNGRFLYVRAGLSW, from the coding sequence ATGAAGAGACTTACCGTTCTGAGCCGTGCAGGAATGCTGGTCGGCGCATCGCTGGGCAGCCTTGTCGTCGCACAGGCCGCTTTCGCGCAGGACGCAACGGGCGCCAACGCACCGGCAAATGCCGAGGATACCGCCCCGATCGTCGTTACCGGCACGCGCCTGCAGCGCACCGCGCTCGACACTGCCGCTCCGGTCGACGTCATCAGCGTGCAGACTCTGAAGGAACAGGGCACGACCGAGCTCGCAACCGCGCTGGCCACGGTAACGCCTTCCATCGACTTCCCCCGCCCGTCCGTTACGGACGGCACCGACGCCATTCGCCCCGCCACGCTGCGTGGCCTCTCGCCCGACCAGACGCTGGTCCTGATCAACGGCGTTCGCGCGCACACCTCCGCGCTGCTCAACGTCAACGGTTCGGTCGGGCGCGGATCGGCCGCGGTCGACCTCAACACCATTCCGTCCACCGCGCTGCAGTCCATCGAAGTGCTGCGCGACGGCGCTTCGGCGCAATACGGATCGGACGCGATTGCCGGCGTCGTCAACCTGCGCCTGCGCGAAGCGCGCTCCGGCGGCGGCGCGACCGTCACCTATGGTTTTTATGACACACAGGTGGACACCGCCCGCACCAGCCGCCACGTGACCGGCGAAAGCTCCGTTACGGCGGCAGGCTGGCAGGGCATCGGCCTTGGCAGCGACGGCTTCCTTACGCTGTCGGGCGAATACACGCACCGCAACCCCACCAGCCGCGGCGACCTTGACCCGCGCCTGGCGTCTCCGAAGGTGGACAGCCGCTTCGGCGATCCCGAAGTGGACAGCTACACCGTCTATGCCAACGCCGGTAAGCCGGTGGGCGATAGCTGGGAACTGTATGGCTGGGCCGGATACCAGTATCGCGACACCAAGTCGGCCGCGTTCCCGCGCACACCGTCTTCGGCGGCCGGCGGCGGCGTAAGCTCGATCTATCCGGACGGTTTCCTGCCGTTGATCAACACCAAGTCATCCGACCTGACCGCGACCGGCGGCCTGCGCGGAGACCTGGGCGGCTGGAACGTGGACATCAACGTCAGCTATGGCCGCAACAAGATCAAGTTCAACACGCTGAACTCGGCCAACTATTCGCTGGGCACCGCCACGCCGCTCAACTTCTATGACGGCGCGCTCACCTATGACCAGTGGGTCGGCGGTGTAGACGTCTCGCAGAAGTTCGACGTGTTCCAGTCGCTCAACGTCGCCTTCGGTATCGAAGGACGCAGCGAAGGCTACAAGATCGAAGCCGGCGAACTCGCCAGCTATTCGGGCAGCGGCGCACAGGGCTTCCCCGGCTTCTCGCCGAACAACAATGTGTCGCGGCATCGCCGCAACGGATCGATCTACCTCGATCTTGAAGCGCAGGTGACCGACAAGTTCATGCTGGGCATCGCAGGTCGCGGCGAAGACTATTCGGACTTCGGAACGACCGCGACCGGCAAGGTTTCGGCCCGTTACGATTTCTCGCCTTCGTTCGCGATCCGCGGCACCGCGTCCACCGGTTTCCGCGCGCCGTCGTTGCAGCAGGAATACTTCACGTCGATCGCGTCCGTCGTGCAGGACGGCAACGTGATCCTGACCGGCCAGTTCCCGTCGGTTGCGCCGGTTGCCGCCGCGCTGGGCGGGCTTCCGCTCGAACCCGAAAAGTCCACCAACCTGTCCGCCGGCTTCGTTGTCCGTTCGGGCGGATTCAACATGACGGTGGACGGCTACTGGATCCACGTTCGCGACCAGCTGGGCCTGTCGGAGAATATCCAGGGCACGTTCAGCCCGGACGTGGCGGCGCTGCTGGCACCGTATAACGTGAAGGCGGCCCGCTTCTTCATCAACGGCCTCGCTTCGACCAGCAAGGGCATCGACGTGGTGGCGAACTACCGCGTGAACACCGCCTCTGCCGGTACTTTCGACCTGTCGGTTGCCGGCAACGTCAACCAGGTTGAAGTGACCCACGTCCCGACCACCACCTCGACGCTCGACCCGGCACCGACGCTGTTCGCGCGCAGCCGCGTGCTTGCGATGGAAGTGGGCACGCCGGGAGAAAAGGTCACGGGTTCGATCGTGTGGAAGAAGGGCATGCTGGGCGCGACGGCGCGCGTTACCTATTACGGCAACGTGATCCAGCCCGGCACGACGGCTGTGAACGACAACTATGTCGGCAAGCACGCCATCACCGACCTCGAAGCCCGCTACGGCGCCGGAAAGGGGCTGAACCTGGCCCTGGGCGTCAACAACCTGTTCGACGTCTATCCCGACCAGGTGCCGGCTTCGCGGAACGGTTCGGGCGTTGTCGCCTTCCCGTTCTTCTCGCCGTTCGGCTTCAACGGACGCTTCCTTTACGTCCGCGCGGGCCTCAGCTGGTAA
- a CDS encoding protocatechuate 4,5-dioxygenase subunit alpha, translating to MINETHEAHQARQKMRRSIPGTSLFDGDLASKGFELNAMCFSFNDEANRKAFASDEAAYMDKFNLTPAQRKAVEDRNVLAMIEAGGNIYYLAKLAGIYGLNVQDVGALQTGMSVDDFKAMLLAQAVDKKGMA from the coding sequence GTGATAAACGAGACGCATGAGGCCCACCAGGCGCGGCAGAAAATGCGGCGCTCGATCCCCGGCACGTCGCTGTTCGACGGCGATCTTGCCAGCAAGGGGTTCGAACTCAACGCGATGTGCTTTTCGTTCAACGACGAAGCGAACCGCAAGGCCTTCGCCAGCGACGAGGCGGCCTACATGGACAAGTTCAATCTTACGCCGGCGCAGCGCAAGGCGGTGGAAGACCGCAACGTGCTGGCCATGATCGAGGCGGGCGGCAACATCTATTACCTTGCGAAACTCGCCGGCATCTATGGCCTCAATGTGCAGGATGTGGGCGCGCTCCAGACGGGCATGAGCGTGGACGATTTCAAGGCGATGCTGCTCGCCCAGGCGGTCGACAAGAAGGGGATGGCATGA
- the fusA gene encoding elongation factor G produces MARDYPLERYRNIGIMAHIDAGKTTTTERILYYTGKSYKIGEVHDGAATMDWMEQEQERGITITSAATTTFWSAEDGEGPKHRINIIDTPGHVDFTIEVERSLRVLDGAVAVFDGVAGVEPQSETVWRQADKYGVPRMCFINKLDRTGADFYYCVQSIIDRLGATPLVLYLPIGAESDLKGVVDLVNMRGVVWEDESLGAKFNYTDIPADLADKAAEYREKLVETAVEQDDDVMEQYLEGNEPDAATLKRLIRKGTMARAFVPVLCGSAFKNKGVQPLLDAVVDYMPSPLDVPAIKGVKPDSDEEDSRPSSDDAPFSALAFKIMNDPFVGSLTFTRIYSGKLAKGSVLNSVKDKKEKIGRMLLMHSNNREDIEEAFAGDIVAIAGLKETTTGDTLCAEKAPIILERMEFPEPVIELSVEPKTKADQEKMGVALNRLAAEDPSFRVSTDHESGQTIIKGMGELHLDILVDRMKREFKVEANVGAPQVAYREALAKEVEIDYTHKKQSGGSGQFGRVKVKLVPGERGAGINFHDEIKGGNIPREYIPSVEKGMRETAETGSLVGFPIIDFDIFLTDGAYHDVDSSALAFEITGRGAMREAAQKAGIKLLEPIMKVEVVTPEEFMGDVIGDLNSRRGQIQGTDSRGNAQVVDAHVPLANMFGYVNQLRSFTQGRAQYTMQFSHYDEVPANVAAEVKEKLA; encoded by the coding sequence ATGGCCCGCGACTATCCGCTGGAGCGCTATCGCAATATCGGCATCATGGCCCACATCGATGCCGGCAAGACGACCACGACCGAACGCATCCTCTATTACACCGGCAAGTCCTACAAGATCGGCGAAGTGCACGACGGCGCCGCGACCATGGACTGGATGGAACAGGAGCAGGAGCGCGGCATCACCATCACGTCCGCCGCGACGACCACGTTCTGGTCGGCCGAGGATGGCGAAGGTCCCAAGCACCGCATCAACATCATCGACACGCCCGGCCACGTCGACTTCACCATTGAAGTCGAGCGTTCGCTGCGCGTGCTCGACGGCGCGGTCGCAGTGTTCGACGGCGTCGCCGGCGTTGAGCCGCAGTCGGAAACCGTGTGGCGCCAGGCCGACAAGTACGGCGTTCCCCGGATGTGCTTCATCAACAAGCTCGACCGCACCGGCGCCGACTTCTATTACTGCGTCCAGTCGATCATCGACCGTCTGGGTGCGACCCCGCTGGTGCTCTACCTGCCGATCGGCGCGGAGAGCGACCTGAAGGGCGTGGTGGACCTGGTGAACATGCGCGGCGTCGTCTGGGAAGACGAAAGCCTGGGCGCGAAGTTCAACTACACCGACATTCCGGCCGACCTTGCCGACAAGGCCGCCGAATACCGCGAGAAGCTGGTCGAAACCGCCGTCGAACAGGACGACGACGTGATGGAGCAGTATCTTGAAGGCAACGAGCCCGATGCGGCCACGCTGAAGAGGCTGATCCGCAAGGGCACGATGGCCCGCGCCTTCGTGCCGGTGCTGTGCGGCTCGGCGTTCAAGAACAAGGGCGTGCAGCCCCTGCTCGACGCGGTGGTGGACTATATGCCGTCGCCGCTCGACGTTCCGGCGATCAAGGGCGTGAAGCCCGACAGCGACGAAGAGGACAGCCGTCCCTCGTCCGACGATGCGCCGTTCTCGGCCCTGGCGTTCAAGATCATGAACGACCCGTTCGTCGGTTCGCTGACCTTCACCCGCATCTATTCGGGCAAGCTCGCCAAGGGCTCCGTCCTGAACTCGGTGAAGGACAAGAAGGAGAAGATCGGCCGCATGCTGCTGATGCACTCCAACAACCGCGAGGACATCGAAGAGGCTTTCGCGGGCGATATCGTCGCCATCGCCGGCCTCAAGGAGACGACCACGGGCGACACGCTGTGCGCCGAGAAGGCTCCGATCATCCTTGAGCGGATGGAATTCCCCGAGCCGGTTATCGAACTGTCGGTGGAACCGAAGACCAAGGCCGACCAGGAAAAGATGGGCGTCGCGCTCAACCGCCTGGCCGCCGAGGATCCCTCGTTCCGCGTCTCGACCGATCACGAATCGGGCCAGACCATCATCAAGGGCATGGGCGAACTGCACCTCGACATCCTCGTCGACCGCATGAAGCGCGAGTTCAAGGTGGAAGCCAACGTCGGTGCGCCGCAGGTGGCCTATCGCGAAGCGCTCGCGAAGGAAGTCGAGATCGACTACACCCACAAGAAGCAGTCGGGTGGCTCGGGCCAGTTTGGCCGCGTCAAGGTGAAGCTCGTCCCCGGCGAGCGCGGCGCGGGCATCAACTTCCACGACGAGATCAAGGGCGGCAACATCCCGCGCGAATATATCCCGTCGGTCGAGAAGGGCATGCGCGAAACGGCCGAGACCGGTTCGCTGGTCGGCTTCCCGATCATCGACTTCGACATCTTCCTGACGGACGGTGCGTACCACGACGTCGACTCGTCGGCGCTGGCGTTCGAGATCACCGGTCGCGGTGCGATGCGCGAGGCGGCCCAGAAGGCCGGCATCAAGCTGCTCGAGCCGATCATGAAGGTGGAAGTCGTGACTCCCGAGGAGTTCATGGGTGACGTCATCGGCGACCTGAACAGCCGTCGTGGCCAGATCCAGGGCACCGACAGCCGCGGCAACGCGCAGGTCGTTGACGCGCACGTTCCGCTTGCGAACATGTTCGGCTATGTGAACCAGCTGCGTTCCTTCACCCAGGGGCGTGCGCAGTACACGATGCAGTTCTCGCATTACGACGAGGTCCCGGCGAACGTCGCGGCCGAGGTCAAGGAGAAGCTTGCCTAA
- a CDS encoding helix-turn-helix transcriptional regulator: protein MNDIANPQSLLDELTEKQREVLDLLIQHKTSKEISRDLGISPHTVDQRIMLARAKMKVGSRNEVAQIYSRLLTGADRDDARLPAYGQTVYQFSDVADSALPHHTVGREGGAGKAQARSEPAIGAGFGAGADRDRYYHVLPEMFDGPHGTLLRLGAMALISILVILVGLGGLSMFAQLSMMFDR from the coding sequence ATGAACGACATCGCGAACCCGCAATCGCTGCTCGATGAGCTGACCGAAAAGCAACGCGAGGTTCTCGACCTTCTCATTCAGCACAAGACGTCCAAGGAAATTTCCCGCGACCTTGGCATTTCGCCGCACACCGTCGACCAGCGGATCATGCTGGCGCGCGCCAAGATGAAAGTGGGTTCGCGCAACGAAGTGGCCCAGATCTACAGCCGCCTGCTTACCGGCGCCGACCGCGATGACGCCCGGCTGCCGGCATACGGACAAACCGTATATCAATTTTCGGATGTCGCGGATTCCGCTCTGCCGCATCACACCGTTGGCCGGGAAGGCGGGGCAGGCAAGGCCCAGGCCCGGTCGGAACCTGCGATCGGCGCCGGCTTTGGAGCCGGGGCCGACAGGGATCGATACTATCACGTCCTCCCGGAAATGTTCGACGGCCCTCACGGGACGTTGCTGCGCCTTGGTGCCATGGCGCTGATCTCGATCCTGGTGATCCTGGTCGGCCTGGGCGGGCTCAGCATGTTCGCCCAGCTTTCGATGATGTTCGATCGTTAG
- the rpsL gene encoding 30S ribosomal protein S12, with translation MPTINQLIRKGRVPQKAKSKVPAMEQNPQKRGVCTRVYTTTPKKPNSALRKVAKIRLTNQREVISYIPGEGHNLQEHSVVLIRGGRVRDLPGVRYHVLRGVLDTQGVKDRKQSRSKYGAKRPK, from the coding sequence ATGCCTACGATCAACCAGCTGATCCGCAAGGGTCGCGTGCCGCAGAAGGCCAAGAGCAAGGTTCCTGCGATGGAGCAGAACCCGCAGAAGCGCGGTGTCTGCACCCGTGTTTACACGACCACGCCGAAGAAGCCGAACTCGGCGCTTCGCAAGGTCGCCAAGATCCGCCTGACCAACCAGCGCGAAGTCATCTCGTACATCCCCGGCGAAGGCCACAACCTGCAGGAACACTCGGTTGTGCTGATCCGCGGCGGCCGTGTGCGCGACCTTCCCGGCGTGCGCTATCACGTGCTGCGCGGCGTTCTCGACACGCAGGGCGTGAAGGACCGCAAGCAGAGCCGCTCGAAGTACGGCGCGAAGCGTCCGAAGTAA
- the tuf gene encoding elongation factor Tu: MAKAKFERNKPHCNIGTIGHVDHGKTTLTAAITKVLAETSGGEAVDFANIDKAPEERERGITISTAHVEYETAARHYAHVDCPGHADYVKNMITGAAQMDGAILVVNAADGPMPQTREHILLARQVGVPALVVYMNKVDQVDDPEILELVELEVRELLSSYDFPGDDIPIIKGSALAALEGRDDEIGKNSILELMQAVDDYIPQPPRPTDKPFLMPVEDVFSISGRGTVVTGRVETGVIKVGEEVEIVGLKDTRKTTVTGVEMFRKLLDQGEAGDNIGALIRGVSREEVERGQVLAKPGTVTPHTEFSAEVYVLSKDEGGRHTPFFANYRPQFYFRTTDVTGEVVLPEGTEMVMPGDNVALAVKLIAPIAMDEGLRFAIREGGRTVGSGVVSKITK, translated from the coding sequence ATGGCGAAGGCTAAGTTCGAGCGGAATAAGCCGCACTGCAACATCGGCACCATCGGTCACGTCGACCACGGCAAGACCACGCTGACCGCTGCGATCACCAAGGTGCTCGCCGAAACGAGCGGTGGCGAAGCCGTCGATTTCGCGAACATCGACAAGGCACCGGAAGAGCGCGAGCGTGGTATCACGATCTCGACCGCTCACGTCGAGTACGAGACCGCTGCGCGCCACTATGCGCACGTCGACTGCCCGGGTCACGCCGACTACGTGAAGAACATGATCACCGGTGCCGCCCAGATGGACGGCGCGATCCTGGTGGTGAACGCGGCCGACGGCCCGATGCCCCAGACCCGCGAGCACATCCTGCTTGCGCGTCAGGTCGGCGTGCCGGCGCTGGTCGTCTACATGAACAAGGTCGATCAGGTCGACGATCCGGAAATCCTCGAGCTCGTCGAGCTGGAAGTGCGCGAGCTGCTCAGCTCGTACGATTTCCCGGGTGACGATATTCCGATCATCAAGGGTTCGGCCCTGGCCGCTCTGGAAGGCCGCGACGACGAAATCGGCAAGAACTCGATCCTCGAGCTCATGCAGGCCGTCGACGACTACATCCCGCAGCCGCCGCGCCCGACCGACAAGCCGTTCCTGATGCCGGTCGAAGACGTGTTCTCGATCTCGGGTCGCGGTACGGTTGTGACCGGCCGTGTCGAAACCGGCGTGATCAAGGTTGGTGAAGAAGTCGAGATCGTCGGCCTCAAGGACACCCGCAAGACCACTGTCACCGGTGTCGAAATGTTCCGCAAGCTGCTCGACCAGGGTGAAGCCGGCGACAACATCGGCGCACTGATCCGCGGCGTGAGCCGTGAAGAGGTCGAGCGTGGCCAGGTTCTCGCCAAGCCGGGTACGGTTACGCCGCACACCGAGTTCTCGGCCGAGGTCTATGTGCTGTCGAAGGACGAAGGTGGCCGTCACACGCCGTTCTTCGCCAACTATCGCCCGCAGTTCTACTTTCGCACTACCGACGTCACGGGCGAGGTTGTCCTCCCCGAGGGCACCGAGATGGTGATGCCGGGCGACAACGTCGCGCTGGCCGTGAAGCTGATCGCTCCGATCGCGATGGACGAAGGTCTGCGCTTCGCTATCCGCGAAGGTGGCCGCACCGTCGGTTCGGGGGTTGTCAGCAAGATCACGAAGTAA